Proteins encoded within one genomic window of Glandiceps talaboti chromosome 3, keGlaTala1.1, whole genome shotgun sequence:
- the LOC144432586 gene encoding synapse-associated protein 1-like: MFQVSSWFGYNTEQKAEEGEKIEGGTSSTESGEDSGQQQEERPQAQDQSSDEVTENKSESSSGNELPFGLPANVNAELAINSAKEWGSYLFNFAKEGTKVVTDTATKTASYLKETVEEKTILGDFHKEQDKFIKEKQHKRSDAAVPPWVGYNEEEQMKQQILALSQDKRNFLRNPPAGVQYHFDFDSSHPVAMATLTEDENLKKMRFNLVPKQINEHNFWRNYFYRVSLIKQSSQLTSLAAETGETSNTSRSSSRRSSTEKDSNHSQAIDIAETGEKSKNYEDDMPPDSPTNEFISDAFNSNLDQADIQKGMEQLGMEKKDEEDKKDDEDEVPEWEKELQQELQEYEVVEGDGGGDNEQWEEEINQMLEES, translated from the exons ATGTTTCAGGTCAGCAGTTGGTTCGGTTATAACACCGAACAAAAAGCTGAAGAGGGAGAAAAGATAGAAGGTGGTACGTCATCAACTGAAAGTGGTGAGGACTCGGGTCAACAACAAGAGGAGAGGCCACAGGCACAAGACCAATCGAGTGACGAAGTTACAGAGAATAAATCGGAGAGTAGCTCAGGAAATGAGTTGCCATTTGGTTTACCCGCCAATGTTAATGCAGAGTTAGCAATTAACAGTGCTAAAGAGTGGGGAA GCTATCTCTTTAATTTTGCCAAAGAAGGGACCAAGGTAGTAACAGACACAGCCACAAAGACAGCAAGTTACTTGAAAGAAACTGTTGAAGAGAAG aCCATTCTTGGAGACTTCCATAAAGAGCAGGATAAGTTTATCAAGGAGAAGCAACATAAACGATCTGATGCAGCTGTACCACCCTGGGTTGGATATAATGAAGAAGAACAAATGAAACAACAGATTCTAGCTCTGTCACAG GACAAGAGAAACTTCCTTAGAAACCCACCTGCAGGTGTGCAATATCACTTTGATTTTGACAGCAGTCAtccagttgccatggcaactttAACAGAAGAtgaaaatttaaagaaaatgaGATTTAACCTGGTACCAAAACA GATCAATGAGCACAATTTCTGGCGCAATTACTTCTACAGGGTGTCTCTTATAAAACAGTCTTCCCAGCTAACATCGCTAGCAGCAGaaactg GTGAGACCTCAAATACAAGTAGATCAAGTTCAAGAAGATCATCAACAGAAAAAG ATTCCAACCATTCACAAGCAATTGATATTGCTGAGACTGGTGAGAAAAGTAAAAATTACGAAGATGACATGCCACCAGACAGTCCCACAAATGAATTTATTAGTGATGCTTTTAACTCCAACCTGGACCAAGCTGATATACAAAAGGGTATGGAACAGCTAGGAATGGAGAAAAAAGATGAGGAGGATAAAAAAG atgatgaagatgaagtACCAGAATGGGAAAAAGAACTTCAACAGGAACTTCAG GAATATGAAGTTGTTGAAggagatggtggtggtgataatgaacAATGGGAAGAGGAAATAAACCAGATGTTAGAAGAATCCTAA
- the LOC144453941 gene encoding small ribosomal subunit protein eS4-like: MLDKLTGKFAPRPSTGPHKLRECLPLIIFLRNRLRYALTYVEVKKIVMQRLIKVDGKVRTDIGYPMGIMDVVSIEKTGENFRLIFDVKGRFAIHRITHEEAKYKLCKVRKVSVGPKGVPFVVTHDARTIRYPDPLVKVNDTVKVDIGSGKIQDFIKFDSGNVCMITGGRNLGRVGIITNRERHPGSFDIVHVKDAAGHTFATRLTNVFVIGKGVKPWVSLPKGKGVRLTIAEERDKRIAQKSI, encoded by the exons ATGTTGGACAAACTCACCGGTAAATTT GCCCCAAGACCTTCAACAGGACCACACAAGCTCAGAGAATGTTTGCCTCTCATCATTTTCCTGAGGAACAGACTGAGGTACGCCCTCACATACGTTGAAGTCAAGAAGATTGTCATGCAGCGTTTGATTAAAGTTGATGGCAAAGTGAGGACAGATATTGGCTATCCAATGGGCATCATGG ATGTTGTCTCAATTGAAAAGACAGGAGAAAATTTCCGACTTATTTTCGATGTTAAAGGTCGTTTTGCTATCCACAGAATTACTCATGAAGAGGCAAAG TACAAACTGTGCAAAGTCCGCAAAGTCAGTGTAGGACCCAAAGGAGTACCATTTGTTGTCACTCATGATGCCAGGACTATCCGTTACCCTGATCCACTTGTTAAAGTCAACGATACCGTCAAGGTAGACATTGGCAGTGGCAAGATCCaagatttcatcaaatttgacaGTG GAAATGTATGTATGATCACAGGAGGTCGTAACTTGGGGAGAGTTGGTATCATTACCAACCGTGAACGTCACCCAGGATCTTTTGATATTGTCCATGTAAAAGATGCAGCAG GACACACTTTTGCCACACGTCTCACCAACGTGTTTGTCATTGGAAAAGGAGTAAAGCCATGGGTATCATTACCTAAAGGTAAAGGTGTCCGTCTTACTATCGCTGAAGAGAGAGACAAAAGAATTGCCCAGAAGAGCATTTGA